In Stigmatopora argus isolate UIUO_Sarg chromosome 10, RoL_Sarg_1.0, whole genome shotgun sequence, the following proteins share a genomic window:
- the b3gat1a gene encoding galactosylgalactosylxylosylprotein 3-beta-glucuronosyltransferase 1 isoform X1, translating to MPKRRDILAIVLIVLPWTLLITVWHQSAIAPLLAIHKACHHLVKEIFIIPERLAVRHRLSGDGVEGRRETGGQAGDSKEYCASDKDIVEVVRTEYVYTRPPPWSDVLPTIHIITPTYSRPVQKAELTRLANTFLHIPNLHWILVEDSQRRTSLVTRLLRDTGLNYTHLNVETPRNYKLRGDTRDPRIPRGTMQRNLALRWLRETFNINSTQAGIVYFADDDNTYSLELFEEMRSTQKVSVWPVAFVGGLRYESPKVNAAGKVYGWKTVFDPHRPFAIDMAGFAINLRLILFKPQAYFKLRGVKGGYQESSLLRELVTLNDLEPKAANCTKILVWHTRAEKPVLVNEGKKGFTDPNVEI from the exons ATGCCGAAGAGAAGAGATATTCTTGCAATTGTGTTGATCGTTTTACCCTGGACTCTACTCATCACAGTTTGGCACCAAAGTGCTATTGCTCCGCTCCTCGCCATCCACAAGG CATGTCACCACCTAGTAAAAGAGATCTTTATCATTCCCGAGAGGCTTGCGGTTCGACACCGACTCTCAG gtgACGGTGTTGAGGGAAGGAGAGAGACAGGTGGCCAAGCAGGAGATTCCAAGGAATACTGCGCCTCTGACAAAGACATTGTGGAGGTGGTGAGGACCGAGTATGTGTACACGCGGCCACCACCTTGGTCTGATGTTCTACCCACCATCCACATCATCACACCCACGTACAGTCGACCTGTGCAAAAGGCCGAGCTGACGCGGCTAGCTAACACCTTCCTCCACATTCCCAACCTGCACTGGATCCTTGTGGAGGATTCACAAAGGAGGACATCTCTTGTGACACGCCTCCTCCGAGACACGGGGCTGAACTACACTCACCTAAATGTCGAGACGCCCAGGAACTATAAGTTGCGGGGGGATACTAGGGATCCTAGAATCCCCCGGGGGACCATGCAGAGGAATCTTGCACTCAGGTGGCTGAGGGAGACATTCAACATAAATAGCACTCAAGCTGGAATAGTCTACTTTGCTGATGACGATAACACGTACAGCTTGGAGCTATTTGAGGAG ATGAGATCAACTCAGAAAGTTTCTGTGTGGCCCGTGGCCTTTGTGGGCGGCCTGCGCTACGAGTCGCCCAAGGTCAATGCAGCAGGGAAAGTGTACGGCTGGAAGACGGTGTTCGACCCCCATCGGCCCTTTGCTATCGACATGGCCGGCTTTGCCATCAACCTGAGGCTCATCCTCTTCAAGCCTCAGGCATACTTCAAGCTTCGAGGGGTGAAGGGAGGCTACCAGGAGAGTAGTTTGCTGCGGGAACTTGTCACACTCAACGACCTGGAACCCAAAGCAGCCAATTGCACTAAG ATACTTGTTTGGCACACGAGAGCAGAGAAACCCGTCCTCGTGAATGAAGGGAAAAAGGGATTCACAGACCCAAATGTGGAGATTTAA
- the b3gat1a gene encoding galactosylgalactosylxylosylprotein 3-beta-glucuronosyltransferase 1 isoform X2: MPKRRDILAIVLIVLPWTLLITVWHQSAIAPLLAIHKGDGVEGRRETGGQAGDSKEYCASDKDIVEVVRTEYVYTRPPPWSDVLPTIHIITPTYSRPVQKAELTRLANTFLHIPNLHWILVEDSQRRTSLVTRLLRDTGLNYTHLNVETPRNYKLRGDTRDPRIPRGTMQRNLALRWLRETFNINSTQAGIVYFADDDNTYSLELFEEMRSTQKVSVWPVAFVGGLRYESPKVNAAGKVYGWKTVFDPHRPFAIDMAGFAINLRLILFKPQAYFKLRGVKGGYQESSLLRELVTLNDLEPKAANCTKILVWHTRAEKPVLVNEGKKGFTDPNVEI, encoded by the exons ATGCCGAAGAGAAGAGATATTCTTGCAATTGTGTTGATCGTTTTACCCTGGACTCTACTCATCACAGTTTGGCACCAAAGTGCTATTGCTCCGCTCCTCGCCATCCACAAGG gtgACGGTGTTGAGGGAAGGAGAGAGACAGGTGGCCAAGCAGGAGATTCCAAGGAATACTGCGCCTCTGACAAAGACATTGTGGAGGTGGTGAGGACCGAGTATGTGTACACGCGGCCACCACCTTGGTCTGATGTTCTACCCACCATCCACATCATCACACCCACGTACAGTCGACCTGTGCAAAAGGCCGAGCTGACGCGGCTAGCTAACACCTTCCTCCACATTCCCAACCTGCACTGGATCCTTGTGGAGGATTCACAAAGGAGGACATCTCTTGTGACACGCCTCCTCCGAGACACGGGGCTGAACTACACTCACCTAAATGTCGAGACGCCCAGGAACTATAAGTTGCGGGGGGATACTAGGGATCCTAGAATCCCCCGGGGGACCATGCAGAGGAATCTTGCACTCAGGTGGCTGAGGGAGACATTCAACATAAATAGCACTCAAGCTGGAATAGTCTACTTTGCTGATGACGATAACACGTACAGCTTGGAGCTATTTGAGGAG ATGAGATCAACTCAGAAAGTTTCTGTGTGGCCCGTGGCCTTTGTGGGCGGCCTGCGCTACGAGTCGCCCAAGGTCAATGCAGCAGGGAAAGTGTACGGCTGGAAGACGGTGTTCGACCCCCATCGGCCCTTTGCTATCGACATGGCCGGCTTTGCCATCAACCTGAGGCTCATCCTCTTCAAGCCTCAGGCATACTTCAAGCTTCGAGGGGTGAAGGGAGGCTACCAGGAGAGTAGTTTGCTGCGGGAACTTGTCACACTCAACGACCTGGAACCCAAAGCAGCCAATTGCACTAAG ATACTTGTTTGGCACACGAGAGCAGAGAAACCCGTCCTCGTGAATGAAGGGAAAAAGGGATTCACAGACCCAAATGTGGAGATTTAA
- the ilvbl gene encoding 2-hydroxyacyl-CoA lyase 2 encodes MESFGTILGCFTWFALGGLVFAVYKLGLLYQLLHKTEINSPRHGGESVADVLRAHGIKYVFTLVGGHISPILVACEKVGIRIVDTRHEATAVFAADAVARLSGTVGIAVVTAGPGLTNTVTAIKNAQMAESPLLLMGGAAGTLLQGRGALQDIDQMSLFKPLCKFCASIRTVREIVPVVRKALAVAQSGTPGPVFIEFPIDTLYPFHLVSREFAVKNPPKGLMGKFVSWYLNNHLMNIFAGAWERRDISPLPVHIPQATDDQVQKCIELVSRAKKPVILLGSQATLPPTPVEEIRIALEDLGIPCFLGGMSRGMLGKDSPIHIRQNRRDALKVADVVILAGTVCDFRLGYGKVLNRRSKIIAVNRDKTQLLKNSDMFWKPTIAIQGDAGSFLVRLSKGLKGHHCPEEWPQSLKAGDVVKENINKAKANEKTEHHLNPLKVLHMLDEQMSEDSIIVADGGDFVGSAAYILRPHGPLCWLDPGAFGTLGVGGGFALGAKLCRPESEVWIIYGDGSLGYSVAEFDTFTRHKTPVIAVVGNDACWSQISREQVPILGSNVACGLAFTDYHAVADGYGGKGYILRREDEEQLSDIIREAQKETQRGKATLLNILIGKTNFREGSISV; translated from the exons ATGGAGTCATTTGGGACCATTCTTGGATGTTTTACGTGGTTTGCTTTAGGTGGACTGGTGTTTGCTGTCTATAAACTTGGTTTGCTGTACCAGTTGTTACACAAG actgagatcAACAGCCCTCGACATGGTGGTGAAAGTGTGGCAGATGTCCTGCGTGCCCATGGGATTAAATATGTCTTCACTCTGGTTGGTGGACACATCTCCCCCATCCTGGTGGCCTGCGAGAAAGTGGGTATTCGGATTGTGGATACCAGGCACGAAGCCacggctgtctttgctgctgatgcTGTGGCACGACTTTCAG GCACTGTTGGTATAGCTGTTGTGACTGCTGGTCCAGGTCTCACTAATACAGTGACAGCAATTAAGAACGCTCAAATGGCGGAATCACCTTTGTTGCTCATGGGAGGAGCTGCAGGTACACTCCTTCAG GGCAGAGGAGCACTGCAAGACATTGACCAAATGTCTCTTTTCAAGCCTCTCTGCAAATTCTGTGCCTCAATCAGAACAGTTCGAGAAATCGTACCCGTTGTCAGAAAGGCGCTGGCTGTCGCTCAGTCTGGAACCCCTGGGCCTGTTTTCATAGAATTCCCCATCGACACACTGTACCCTTTCCATCTGGTGTCCAGAGAGTTTGCTGTTAAAAACCCTCCCAAAGGCCTGATGGGCAAATTTGTCTCCTG GTACCTTAACAATCACCTCATGAACATTTTTGCTGGTGCCTGGGAGAGAAGAGATATATCACCTCTTCCTGTTCACATCCCACAAGCCACAGATGATCAG GTTCAAAAGTGTATTGAGCTGGTGAGCCGAGCCAAGAAGCCTGTAATTCTTCTTGGAAGCCAAGCCACGCTTCCACCCACACCTGTTGAGGAGATCAG GATTGCTTTGGAGGACCTGGGCATCCCTTGCTTCCTTGGGGGCATGTCCCGAGGCATGCTGGGTAAAGACAGCCCGATTCACATTAGACAAAACAGACGTGATGCTCTGAAGGTGGCTGATGTTGTGATCCTTGCAG GCACAGTATGTGACTTCCGTTTGGGCTACGGTAAAGTTCTGAACAGACGTAGCAAGATCATTGCTGTGAACAGGGATAAGACACAACTGCTAAAAAATTCTGATATGTTCTGGAAACCCACTATAGCGATTCAAG GTGACGCTGGTTCCTTTTTGGTACGACTTTCCAAGGGCTTAAAGGGCCACCACTGTCCAGAAGAATGGCCTCAAAGCCTCAAAGCAGGAGATGTGGTCaaagaaaacataaataa GGCTAAAGCCAATGAGAAGACAGAGCATCACCTGAACCCCCTAAAAGTTCTGCACATGTTGGATGAGCAGATGTCAGAAGACAGTATCATTGTGGCAGATGGCGGTGATTTTGTAGGAAGTGCTGCTTACATCTTGAGGCCTCACGGACCACTGTGCTGGCTCGATCCAG GGGCGTTTGGGACACTAGGCGTAGGAGGAGGATTTGCATTAGGTGCAAAACTTTGCCGGCCTGAATCAGAG GTGTGGATTATCTATGGTGATGGTTCCCTAGGATACAGTGTTGCTGAGTTTGACACGTTCACGCGACATAAG ACACCAGTTATTGCTGTAGTGGGAAATGATGCATGTTGGAGTCAAATTTCTAGAGAACAGGTTCCTATTTTGGGCAGCAATGTGGCATGTGGCCTGGCTTTTACAG ATTATCATGCAGTAGCGGATGGATATGGCGGTAAGGGTTACATATTAAGGCGTGAGGATGAGGAGCAACTCAGCGACATCATCCGGGAGGCTCAGAAGGAGACCCAAAGGGGAAAAGCAACACTTCTTAATATCCTGATAGGCAAAACCAATTTTAGAGAGGGCTCAATCTCTGTATAA